A genome region from Baekduia alba includes the following:
- a CDS encoding tyrosine-type recombinase/integrase: MSGRRGGLPTGVQRKHSRACPAFNDKDARCRSKGCTYQVQAGPRGDRRTKTFPTVSAAVAWKRDMESARARGKVAPGRAPTLREAANEWVADARAGVAMGRGRTPLKPSTLHSYVRSLRNDWIPRYGDVRLDDLGDRLNEAVANLQRRGLKPSTVRNAVMPVRAIYRYAVRMGWVAHNPTERLELPAGSGRRERTVAIADIPRYLEALSAGDRGLWATAFYAGLRCGELQALRRSHVHLDAGFIEVVASYDARTGTWSAPKSAAGHRRVPLGAVARWLVIDEDLPPDALVFARGRLAGTARGPGDEPFNDSSVWQRANIAWRRAELTQVSLHDARHTCASVAIAAMAARGVFNPKMLQAMMGHASMQMTYDRYGHLFPGQEAELGDMLRDLVTGAEG; the protein is encoded by the coding sequence ATGAGCGGGCGCCGCGGCGGCCTTCCGACCGGGGTGCAGCGCAAGCACTCGCGCGCGTGCCCGGCGTTCAACGACAAGGACGCGCGCTGCCGGAGCAAGGGCTGTACCTACCAGGTCCAGGCGGGGCCGCGCGGCGACCGCCGGACGAAGACGTTCCCGACCGTCAGCGCCGCGGTCGCGTGGAAGCGCGACATGGAGTCGGCACGCGCCCGGGGCAAGGTCGCGCCCGGCCGCGCGCCTACTCTTCGCGAGGCGGCGAACGAATGGGTGGCGGACGCGCGCGCCGGCGTCGCCATGGGCCGTGGCCGGACGCCGCTGAAGCCGAGCACGCTGCACAGCTACGTGCGCTCGCTCAGGAACGACTGGATCCCGCGGTACGGCGATGTGCGCCTCGACGACCTCGGCGACCGTCTCAACGAGGCCGTGGCGAACCTCCAGCGCCGCGGTCTGAAGCCGTCGACGGTCCGCAACGCGGTGATGCCCGTCCGGGCGATCTACCGCTACGCCGTGCGGATGGGGTGGGTGGCGCACAACCCGACTGAGCGCCTCGAGCTGCCGGCGGGCTCAGGCCGCCGCGAGCGGACGGTGGCGATCGCCGACATCCCGCGGTATCTGGAGGCGCTGTCCGCGGGCGACCGCGGCCTGTGGGCGACTGCCTTCTACGCGGGCCTTCGTTGCGGCGAACTGCAGGCGCTCCGGCGGAGCCACGTCCACCTCGACGCGGGCTTCATCGAGGTGGTCGCATCGTACGACGCGCGCACCGGTACTTGGAGCGCTCCGAAGTCAGCCGCCGGGCACCGCCGCGTGCCGTTGGGTGCGGTGGCACGATGGCTGGTGATCGACGAGGACCTGCCGCCCGACGCGCTCGTGTTCGCACGGGGACGGCTCGCCGGGACGGCGAGAGGTCCCGGGGATGAGCCGTTCAACGACAGCTCGGTGTGGCAGCGGGCGAACATCGCGTGGCGCCGTGCTGAGCTGACGCAGGTGTCCTTGCACGACGCGCGCCACACCTGCGCCTCGGTGGCCATCGCGGCGATGGCCGCGCGCGGCGTGTTCAACCCCAAGATGCTGCAGGCGATGATGGGCCACGCGTCGATGCAGATGACCTACGACCGGTATGGCCACCTCTTCCCGGGGCAGGAGGCCGAGCTCGGCGACATGCTGCGGGACCTCGTGACCGGAGCGGAAGGATGA
- a CDS encoding helix-turn-helix domain-containing protein — protein sequence MSGLVTFRHDLGDDVTRVKHARCGAVFTIAEVDDDISPAQDGSGKLLCERCESERAGAGYGFMPVRRRSALERAGGKPYGPLPWWFARGEGLHLSPTEFRLVVALWGFQGEHEEARPTLATLAALCERGERHVGRVLDSLVERGLILRWRRSRRQAYRYDVGPLVRGEVVAGRQPSADTDVRTRDAPSADTDVRSDEIGHDASEVENVAPGTRVRTSTSSQTGHQRPHSVRTSTSGEEELAEEELQEEDPTSSGRAGRDFDDEDAAAFQSLPAKWRAIGERWAADGDGESVVA from the coding sequence ATGAGCGGCCTTGTGACGTTCCGCCACGACCTGGGGGACGACGTGACGCGCGTGAAGCACGCGCGGTGCGGCGCGGTCTTCACGATCGCCGAGGTCGACGACGACATTTCTCCGGCCCAAGACGGCAGCGGCAAGCTGCTCTGCGAGCGCTGCGAGAGCGAGCGCGCTGGCGCCGGCTACGGCTTCATGCCCGTTCGCCGGCGCTCGGCGCTCGAGCGCGCTGGCGGTAAGCCGTACGGACCGCTCCCGTGGTGGTTCGCGCGCGGTGAAGGCCTACACCTGTCGCCCACGGAGTTCCGGCTGGTGGTGGCGTTGTGGGGCTTCCAGGGCGAGCATGAGGAGGCCCGGCCGACGCTGGCCACGCTGGCGGCGCTCTGCGAGCGCGGCGAACGTCACGTCGGACGCGTGCTGGACAGCCTCGTCGAGCGTGGTCTCATCCTTCGATGGCGGCGGTCGCGTCGCCAGGCCTACCGCTACGACGTCGGGCCGCTCGTCCGGGGCGAAGTCGTCGCTGGCCGTCAGCCGAGTGCGGATACCGATGTACGGACTCGCGACGCGCCGAGTGCGGACACCGACGTACGGTCTGACGAGATCGGCCACGACGCAAGCGAGGTCGAAAACGTCGCGCCGGGCACGCGAGTCCGGACATCTACGTCCAGTCAGACCGGACATCAGCGTCCACACTCAGTACGGACGTCCACGTCCGGTGAAGAAGAACTAGCGGAAGAAGAACTACAAGAAGAAGATCCGACTTCGTCGGGTCGCGCGGGGCGCGACTTCGATGATGAGGACGCAGCCGCGTTCCAGAGCCTTCCGGCGAAGTGGCGGGCTATAGGTGAGCGCTGGGCTGCAGACGGCGACGGCGAGTCGGTGGTCGCATGA